One Columba livia isolate bColLiv1 breed racing homer chromosome 29, bColLiv1.pat.W.v2, whole genome shotgun sequence genomic window, GTGTGTGCAAGTGTGCATACGTGTATGTGCATGTGCGTGCGTGTGCAACTGTGCATGGGCACGtatgtgcaagtgtgcacacgtgtatgtgcatgtgtaagtgtgcatgtatgtgcgtgcatgtgcatgcatgtgcaagtgtgtgcaagtgtgcatgtatgtgtgtgcatgtgcatgtatgtgcaagtgtgtgcaagtgtgcacgtgtgtgtgcacgCATGTGTGTGCAAGTGTGTTTatatgtgcacatgtgtgtgtgtgcaagtgGACACGTGCATGTCTGCGCATGcatgtgcaagtgtgcacgtcTGTGtctgtgcacgtgtgtgtgttcacacgcacgtgtgtgtgtgcacacggTGTGTtcacgtgtgtgtgtgcacacggTGTGTTcacgtgtgtgtgcatgcaggtGTGCACACATGCAACAGGCGCCAGgacgagaggaaacggcctcatgttgcaccaggggaggctgagggtgcaaatttggggtgatttcttccccaaagggcattgaacaggctgcccaggtgctggtgtcaccatccctggggggtgAACAGGTGACATTCTTGGGGACATTTTAGTGCCAGCGTTGGgtgaacggttggactcgatgttGAGGGTCCTTTCAAACCCAGATGACTCTGACCCCATGGGTGCCCCCGGTGGGGACGCATCCTGCTGCAGGCTGGTTGGGGACCCCCCAAActgtcccccttgtcccccctaCAGGCTGCGGTTCATGGTGAAGCAGCTGGAGACGGGCGAGGTGAACGTGGAGGAGCTGCGCAGGAACCTGGAGTACGCGGCCTCGCTGCTCGAGGCCGTTTGCATCGATGAGACCAGGTGTGGCCGCGTGGTGACACcggggtgacacagggtgacaccGAGGTGACCATGACCCTGCCCTGACGCCATCCCCCGTCCCGCAGGCAGATGCTGGACACGGAGGACGAGCTGCGGGCCATGGGCTCGGACGCCGCCGTCCCCTCCGAGGTGCGGGACTGGCTGGCGGCCACCTTCACCCAGCAGGCGCGTGCCAAGGGCCGCCGCGCCGAGGAGAAACCCAAGTTCCGCAGCATCGTCCACGCCGTCCAGGCCGGAATCTTCGTGgagaggtgggtgctgggggggtgggggggtgtgggaGGGTGGTCAcggagtcacagagtcacaggggttggaagggaccttggaaATCATCTgttctggagcaggaacacccagatgaggtgacacaggaaccaggcgggttggaatgtctgcagagaaggagactccacaaccccctgggcagcctgggccaggctctgccaccctcaccgggaacaagtttctgctcagatttaagcggaacctcctgtgttccagtttgcacccattgccccttgtcctgtcactggttgtcaccagaagagcctggctccatcctcctgacactccccctttccatattgatccccaggaatgagtcccccctcagtctcctcttgtccagctccagagccccagctccctcagcctttcctcacacgggagatgctccactccatcatcttcatggctctcaCCCTCTACATATTTATAATTAGGTGGCCTGTGGCACCAGGGGTTGTCCCCAGCGCCCAGCGGGGTCCCCAAGCACCTGGGGTGGCCCCAGTGCCCAGATGTGTCTCCTGCCCCCAGGGTTTGTCCCCTGGCACCCAAGGTCTGTCCCTGAACACCCGGGTGgatcccccagcacccacatcCACTGTCTCTTGCAGGATGTTTCGCCGGACGTACACGGCCGTGGGGCCCAGCTACTCCACCTCCGTCCTCAACTGCCTGAAGGTACCTTGGGGTGTGGGGGGCACCCAGTTACCTCAGAGATGCTGCCCCGGGGTGTGCGGGGCACCCCAATTCCCCCCACCCTGGGATGCTCCCCTGGGCTGGCACATCCACTCCATAGGATGTGGCACAAGTTGTCCATGGGAGATGgcacccagtgctgctgggcatCACCTGGGGTCACTGGGCTTCACTGGCCTTCactgggctttgctgggcttCACTGTGGTTTGCTGGTCTTTATTGGGCTTTGCTGGTCATCACTGGGCATCATTGGGCATTGCTGGGTGTCACTGGGCTTTATTGGGCTTTATTGGGCTTTATTGGGCTTTATTGGGCTTTATTGGGCTTTATTGGGCTTTATTGGGCTTTATTGGGCTTTATTGGGCTTtgctgggctttgctgggctttgctgggctttaTTGGGCATCACTGGCATTTGCTGGCATTtgctgggctttgctgggcttTGCTGGTCTTTACTGGGCTTTGCTGGTCTTTACTGGGCTTTGCTGGGCATCACTGGGCTTTGCTGGTCTTTGCTGGGCTTTGCTGGCCTTtgctgggctttgctgggctttgctgggctttactgggctttgctgggcttCACCGGGCACGGCTGGGTGTCCCCGGGTGTCCCCAGGCACTGGTCTCACCCCAGCCCTGTGCCGatacccccgtgtccccccacccctccagAGCCTCGACCTTTGGTGCTTCGACGTCTTCACGCTGAACCGGGTGACGGACGATCACTCCCTGCGCACCATCGTCTTCGAGCTCTTCACCCGACACAACCTCAACAGCCGCTTCAAGGTGCGTCTGCGCCCACCCGTGGGTGCCCATGCCCACCCGTGGGTGCCATGGGGACGGGTGCCGGGTGCACGGGTGCAGCTGTGAGCGCGTGTGCCTGCGCCGCAGATCCCCACCGTCTTCCTGACCACGCTGCTGGACGCGCTGGAGACCGGCTACGGCAAGTACCGCAACCCCTACCACAACCAGGTCCACGCCGCCGATGTCACCCAGACCGTCCACTGCTTCCTGCTGCGCACTGGGATGCTGGTACGGGGACTTTTGGGGGCCCCAAGGGGATATTTGGGGGTCCCACAGGGACACCGGGGGGTCCCGGGTAGTGTCTGGGCCCAGTGATGCTTGTTGCCATGGAGACGGCACCATGGAGCAACGGCGCTGTTGTCATGACGATGTCACCAGGATGATGGGGTGACCCCTGGCTTGGGGGGATGTGTGTCCATGTCCTGGTGTCCCCGTCATGTCACACGCGTGGCCGTGCACACGTGTGGTCACACGCTGTTGTGCAAACATCTGCATGTTGAGCATCCCACACCCTGTGCCCCGTGTCCCTCGTGGGGTGTCACTGGGGTGCCtggtgaccgtccctgtgccacctgtgtccccccagcacTACCTGACGGAGATCGAGGTCCTGGCCACCATCTTCGCTGCCGCCATCCACGACTACGAGCACACGGGCACCACCAACAGCTTCCACATCCAGACCAAGTGAGGGCGGGGGGCACCGCGCGGGTGGCACGGGTGACGTGGCATGggtggcatggcatggcatggtgCAGGTGACATGGCACGgcatgggcagggctggggagctgtCATGGGGATGTGTGGAAAGtggcaccctggggacacccagtgTCACTGTTATGGCTGGGACACAGATGCGCTAGCAGCTTGGGGACACTCAGTGACACCTGTACAGCCAGGATACGTGTGCGCCAGCACCCTGTGGACACTCGGTGCCACCAATAACAGCCAGGATACAGGTGTGCcggcaccctggggacacccaggcCATTGATACAGATGTGCcggcaccctggggacacccaggcCATTGATACAGATGTGCcggcaccctggggacacccaggcCATTGATACAGATGTGCTGGCACCTTGGGAACACCCAGGACATTGATACAGATGTGCTGGCACCTTGAGAACACCCAGGACATTGATACAGCTGGGATGCAGATGTGCcggcaccctggggacacccaggcCATTGATACAGATGTGCCggcaccttggggacacccaggcCATTGATACAGCTGGGATGCAGATGTGCcggcaccctggggacacctgggccATTGATACAGATGTGCtgacaccgtggggacacccAGGCTGTTGATACAGCCGGGATggcaccttggggacacccaggcCATTGATACAGCTGTGATGCAGATGTgccagcaccctggggacactcAGGCCATTGATACAGATGTGCtggcaccctggggacacccatggCCACTAATATGGCTGTGATACAGAGGTGCTGGCGCCTCGGGGACACTCAGTgccacccccagcaccctggggacatCACTCTCCCCACTGGGAGGGGTCTCAGCTTCCCTGCCACCACACCGGGGTTCcactgtcccctctgtccccaggtcGGACTGCGCCATCCTCTACAACGACCGCTCAGTGCTGGAGAACCACCACATCAGCGCCGTGTTCCGCATGATGCAGGATGACGAGATGAACATCTTCGTCAACCTCACCAAGGACGAGTTTGCGTAAGGTCCCCGTCCTTGTCCCCGGCGCTGTCCCCGGCGGGGACACCGGACCCTGATGGcatttcccccccctccccggggcgCAGGGAGCTGCGGGCGCTGGTGATCGAGATGGTCCTGGCCACCGACATGTCCTGCCACTTCCAGCAGGTCAAGTCCATGAAGACGtcgctgcagcagctggagcggTGAGTGTGGGTTGGGGAGAAGTCCCCAGTGTGGGGGACATGATGTGGCTTTTGGGGACAAATCTCAGCAGCGGGGTCCCCTCCGCAGGATCGACAAGTCCAAGGTGCTGTCGCTGCTGCTGCATGCGGCCGATATCAGCCACCCCACCAAGCAGTGGGCTGTGCACAGCCGCTGGACCAAGGCGCTGATGGAGGAGTTCTTCAGGCAGGTAGGGTCCCCacggccctggggacagggggacaaccCCTTGGGGACACATCTCCCTCGCTTCGCCTTCCCAGGGGGACAAGGAGGCCGAGCTGGGGCTGCCCTTCTCGCCGCTCTGCGACCGCACTTCAACGCTGGTGGCCCAGTCGCAGATCGGTGAGcgtccccagcctgtccccagccagggcGCGTCCCCGTCGCtgccgtgtcccctccccatgGCCGCCGTGTCCCTTCCCTGCCGCAGGCTTCATCGACTTCATCGTGGAACCCACCTTCTCGGTGCTGACCGACGTGGCCGAGAAGCTGGTGCTGCCCCTCACCGAGGACGGCACCAAGTCCAAGGGCAACCCGGCGGCCACCCAGCCGCCCAGGTCGGCCACccctctgcctcagtttccccttctTGTTTTGGGCATGGGGAAGTGGTGGCAGtggctgtccccatccctggctgtccccatccctggctgtccccgtccccaaCTGTCACCATGCCCAACTGTGCCCATCCCTggttgtccctgtccccagctgtccACATCCtaggctgtccctgtccccagctgtaCTCATCCCTGGCTGTTCccgtccccatgtgtccccgtccccatgtgtccccctccccaactgtccccatccccggctgtccccatccccggctgtccccatccccggctgtccccgtccccaaCTGTCCCCGTCCCCAACTGTCCCCGTCCCCAACTGTCCCCGTCCCcggctgtccccatccccagctgtccccatccttggctgtccccgtccccatgtgtccccatccctggctGTCTCCATCCCAGCTGTCGCTGTCCCATCCGTCCCTGTCCCCGCAGCTCGCAGTGGCGGCAGCCGTCCCTGGATGAGCACCTGGAGCTGGGGGACATCAAATCCGACCTGGCCGGGTTCCGCTCCACCTGGACCAAGTACATCCAGGAGAACAAGCAGAAGTGGAAGGAGCGGGCGGCCAGTGGTAGGTGACAGCCACCATGGCCACCGCGTCCCCCGGCGAGGGGACAGGGAGCATTGTGGGGACACGCGAGGCTGTGCCGAGCATCTCTGGGTGGGGAGCACAGGGTGGGTGACACTTGGACTTGTGGGGTGGATGGGATGACTTGGGGGGGGGTCTCAGTGTTCTCAGTGTCCCTGCACCCCGTGTCCCTGCACCCCATGTGTGTCCCtgcaccccgtgtcccccccaggcATCACCAACCAGGCGTCCATCGAGGAGCTGTCACCCTGCGAGGAACCACCCGCCACCAGAAACAACCAGAACGGGGACGTGGAATAACAGCGGGAGCAGCGAGGTGGGCGCTGGGGGGACAACCCTGCCGGGGGGGCTGCATTGGTGGCCCGGCTGTGACTGTCCCCACCACAACAACAGGTTCTCGTCCGGCCGAGTGACGCCGTCTCACCCACTGTGTCCGACGCCATCGAGTTCAGCACCATTCGTGGGGAGGGAGGATTCGTGCCggtgccaccagcacccccgGGGTCGGTCCCCCTGGTCCCCCCAGCCCGGCCACCTCCGGCCACCTGTGCCAAACCTGGGGCCACTGGTGACGGTGACACCGACCCTCTCGCTGTCACACCAGTGGCTTCCCGGCCCCCCACGCTGGGTTTTGCCCTTATGATTTTCTACAAAAGCTGCTTCCCACCCCAGGGCGGGGTGGGGACGATGgcggtggcactggggacagcaggtgacaGAGGAGCCATGTGGGGTGTGTCACCATGAGGGCCACCGTTGTCCCCTCTGTGCCTGCTGGGTCAGTGCGGCCACACCGTGGTGGGTGTCCCCAAACGTCCCTAAATGTCCCCATCCTGCCCTATGCGCCTGGAGCATCCCTGTCCCCTgatctgtgtgtctgtggggcccgtccccctgtccccccagggTCCTGCCCCACATGGTGTGGGTGAGGTGGGGGGTGATGGGGCAGCGGTGGGGGGGCAGGATCGGGCCCAGAGGTGACAGCAccagccccagtgtccccagggctgtgccagcccctCCTGGCCCCGCTGTGTCTCCAGCATCTCTGGCTCCAGCGTGCACCCCAGATCCCCCCCTGGCTTCCTCCACCTCGAGCATCCTCCTGCATCCCGGTGTCCCTCGAGCATCCTTGAGCATCCTCTGCCATTCCGGCTCTGGTGTCCCTTGAGCATCCTCCAGCATCCCCGTGTGTCTCGAGCATCCTCTGGCATTCTGGTGTATCTCGAGCatcctccagcatcttggttcTGGTGTGCTTCAAGCATCCTCTGGCATCCTGGTTCCAGTATGTCCTGAGCATCTTCTGACATCCCAGTTCTGGCATGCCTTGAGCATCCTTGAGCATCCTCCGGCATCCTGGTTTGCCTCAAGCATCCTCCAGCATCCCAGCTCTGGTGTGCCTCGAGCATCCTTGAGTATCCTCTGGCATTCTGGTGTGCATCGAGTACCCTCCGGTGTCCTGGTTCCAGTGTGCCTTGAGCATCCTCCAGCATCCCGGTGTATCTCGAGCATCCTCCAGCATCCCGGTGTATCTCAAGCATCCTTGAGCATTCTCCAGCATCCTGGTGTATCTTGAGCATCCTCCAGCATCCTGGTGCATCTCGAGcatcctcctgcatcccagggTATCTTGAGCATCCTCCTGCATCCCGGTGCATCTCGAGCATCCTCTGGTATCCTGGTTCCAGCGTGTCCAGAGCATCCTTGAGCATCCTCCCGCATCCCATGTGCCTTGAGcatcctccagctccagcaccccCCGCTCCGGCCCCCTGGCTCAGCCCCCCCCACCGTGCCCCCCACccatttcccccctccccactgGCACAGCTCCACCCACACACGCATGTGAAATGAAGCGCCGCCGCTAACGAGCAATTAATAAACCatccaccaccaccccccctGGCTCCTGCGCCCTTGGCCTGGGAGTTGGGGGGTGACGGGGGGGCCAGGACCCCTCCCATGGGGACAGAGTGGCTGACACAGCTGGATGGGACCCCAGAGTGGGTTCAgaggtttgggggggtcctgCACCCCCCCATGCGAAGGCAAAGAggaggcggggccggggggagaAGGGATCCCTTTAATACCAActgagggggggggggggtccctgcgCCCCCCACGTGTCACACGTGCGCTGCGTCCATGCGAATCCCACGTGCAAAgtgtgtcccccccgtgtccgtGGGTGCAAACACCCTGGGgtgcgtgtgtctgtgtgtccccccGCTCAGCCCCAGGTACATGCATGTGcacacccccccgcccccccaacACACGCGTGCACAAGAACCCGTGTGCGTGCACACGCGTGTACGCACTGGGGTGCGGCTCcccagggcggggggggggggcgacAGTGcggtggccctggggacaccctggggctggcagtgatgcggcgggggggcggggacACCAGGAGGTGCTGCGCGGTGTCGCCAGTGTCACCCGCCCTGGGCCGCGGGGGGGTGAGGGGACATGGGCACAGCCGCTGTCCCCAAAGTCCCCCCCGGGGGGGGACCTGCCCGTGGCAGTAAAAAATAACCCTCCGGGAGCCCCAAAGCGGCGGCAGAATCTTAGAAAACAGGTAAAAAAGTCCCCGGGACGTCCGGCTCCTGCGCGGCCTCGGTGCTGcggtggccctggggacagaggggacatcGTGGAGGGGACGGGGACCCCGGCAAAGCCAGCgccgtgtccccagtgccagcaTCACCCTGTGACGCTGTCCCCCTCCCCACTGTGGGGACCAGGATACCCCCAGTGCCCCAGGACGGTGTCCCAGTGACCCCCACAGGGCCCCAGTACCCCCCGGTTTCCCCCCAGTATCCCAGTGCATTATCCCAGtagcccccccagtgccccactACTGCTCCCATTGCCCTAATACCACCCCAGTGTCCCAGTACAGTATCCCAGTACCCCCCCAGCATCCCAGTACaccccccagtgtcccagtACAGCACCCCAGTAcccctcccagcaccccagtacaccccccagtgtcccagtACAGTATCCCAGTACCCCTCCCAGCATCCCAGTATaccccccagtgtcccagtACAGTATCCCAGTACAGTGTTCCAGTACCCCCCCAGCATCCCAGTACACCTCCCAGTGTCCCAGTACAGTACCCCAGTACACCCCCCAGTATCCCAGTAGAGTATCCCAGTAGAGTATCCCAGTAGAGTATCCCAGtacccccccagtgtcccagtACTGTCCCAGCACCCCAGTACCCCCCACAGTGTCCCAGTAGAGTGTCCCAGTGTCCCCGCAGTGTCCCAGTACAGGGCCCCAGTACCCCCCAGTGCCCCAGTCACtgtcccagtgccccccagagccccccagcaccccagttACGCACCTACTGGCTGCTGCCCGCGCCCTGCCCGGCACTGTCCCTCGGTGCTATATGGGTGTCCCCGTCCCCCGGGCTCTGCCGCCCGTCCCCATGGGTCCCTGTGGACACCAGGGTgtcacctcagtgtccccagcccgCAGCTCGGGGTGACTGGGGGGGTGACACGGGTCACTCACGCTGGCCGGGGCCAGGGCCACCCTCGTGTGTGGCCAGCGGGCAGGTGCCACCGGGGCTGTGGCTGTGCTCGGTGTCACCGTGGTGGCAGCAGGCGGTGGCAGCGGCCGCCTCCTCGTCCTCGTCCTGCGCCTGCTTGCACAGGTGATGCTCCACCATCATCTGCAGCTCTGCGGGGACGCGGGGACAGCGTGACCGTCCCCACGCTCCCGGTGACAGCAGGGGCCTCGTGTCCCCTCCGCTGGCATTTGCCATGTGCCCGTGGCTGGGTGGCTCCAAGGGCAGCGCCAAGGTGGTGACATCCAAGCCACCCgtcccctgtgtcacccaggGGACTGTCCCCCCCCATTGCCAAGGTGGTGACATCCCACCCACCCatcccctgtgtcacccaggGGACTGTCCCCCCCCATTGCCAAGGTGGTGACATCCCCAGGTGGTGACATCCAACCCATCTGTCCCCCCATTGCCCAGGTGGTGACACCTCAAGGTAGTGACATCCCAAGGTGGTGACATCCCACCCgtcccctgtgtcacccaggGGACTGTTCCCCCCATTGCCAAGGTGGTGACATCCCAAGGTGGTGACATCCAACCCACCTGTCCCCCCATTGCCCCAGTGGTGACATCCCAAGGTGGTGACATCCAACCCACCTGTCCCCCCATTGCCCAGGTGGTGACATCTCAAGGTGGTGACATTCCAAGGTAGTGACATCCCCAGGTGGTGACATTCAACCCACCCgtcccctgtgtcacccaggGGACTGTCCCCCCCATTGCCAAGGTGCTGACAACCCAAGGTGGTGACATCCAACCCACCTGTCCCCCCATTGCCCAGGTGGTGACATCCCAAGGTGGTGACATCCCAAGGTGGTGACATCCCAcctgtcccctgtgtcacccaggGGACTGTCCCCTCCCCCAGTACCTTTCATGGTGGGGGTGGTGCGGGAAACCTTCTTCCTCTGCCTGGGTGACATGGCCAGACCCGACTgtgagggacatgggggtgtcagtgacggggggctggggacaccccatggaccccccaccccgcccatgGTGACACCCACCTTCAGCAGGGGGTTGGGCAGCCGGTCCTCATCGATttctgggggggacacagaagGTGACAGGTCAGCGCTCAGCTCCACCCTGCCCCCCCCACCATGAATCCAGCCCCTCCGTGTCACCCtctgtcacccatgggtgctcagggGGGGCAGGGGACTGTGACACAGCTGCCATGCCCTGTCCCCAAAGGCCACATGCCTGGTGTGGGGGTCAATGACCGAGCAGCTCTTAAATGTCACAGCTGGTGTCCCCTGCTCCCTGTGCCAGCGGGGGTGGCCCCATCCCAGTGTCCCCTGCGCAGGGGGTGACACGAGCAGCTGCTCCCCCCGCAGATGGATTGGCTGAGCCCCAGGGCCCGATCCTGCAGTAGGGACAgcaggggagggggggacatggggacagtccCAGGGTGGGGAACACGGTGCTGCTGTGACGGGATGACACCCGCTGCAACCCAAGTGCCCCGAGCGTCACATACGGGGGACCCTGAGTGTCACATCTGGGGGTTCCCGGGGGGTGACACACGCAAGGACCCACCTGGGGACGACTGATCGCTGCTCAGGACCAGGTTGGCCGGAGTCGGTCGGCGCCTTCGGATCTTGGTGGGGACAGCAGAGAGTCGGGACCCACAGCTGCACCCCGAACCCCAGAGCACCCCCCCCGATGGCCTTTGTCCCCGGGGCGGTGGTGgccccatggggacaggggacagcagCCAGGCCCTGAGTGTCGCAGCTCCCGTGGCCGGACACATGTGTCTTTTAAATCAACATTTCCAAACCAGCCCTAATGAGAGACGGGTGCTAATTATACCCCGGCCCCAGGAAGCGCTCGGCGACACCGGTGCGGTGACATTGGCGTGGTGACATTGGTGTGGTGACACCGCAGGGACCTGCCCTTCCTTTATGGACACAGTGTCCTTGCCCAAGGTCACCTGGAGCAtcttgtgctgctcctgccccacatTCCACCCCCACTTGGTGACTTCAGTGGGGGGGTTGTGGCCCTAATAGAGGACTTGGTGGCCGTGCCGGGTGGCAGCGGTGACACCGCACCCCGCGTCCCCTTTCCCCGCTGACCCACTAACTGAGTTTGCTCTGCAAACACCGATTACCCGGCGAGGATTCCCTAATGAGGCAGGCTGCCTAATGAGATGCTAATGAGATGCTAATGAGGCGGGCACGCGGAGGacgcccccccaccccccccccgaCCTCCCCCCCCGGGCGAATCTTCTCCGTGTCGGCCCCGTTGCCATAGAAACCCGCGGTCGGGGTTTTAAACGGAGATTAGAGGGAACCGGGAATTGCCGGGAATTGCCGGGAATTGCCGGGAAAcgctctccccccccccccagggacccccccaccccgctccgGGGTCGGGGTCCAACCACCCCCCCCCACAAGCCCAAagatggggctgggaggggtCGCGCCCCCCCCGCCGGGATTGGGGC contains:
- the PDE1B gene encoding dual specificity calcium/calmodulin-dependent 3',5'-cyclic nucleotide phosphodiesterase 1B is translated as MEPPRSLPGLQPEREGPDPAGGCCPSPLEIKSAPSKKIWVKLRALLRFMVKQLETGEVNVEELRRNLEYAASLLEAVCIDETRQMLDTEDELRAMGSDAAVPSEVRDWLAATFTQQARAKGRRAEEKPKFRSIVHAVQAGIFVERMFRRTYTAVGPSYSTSVLNCLKSLDLWCFDVFTLNRVTDDHSLRTIVFELFTRHNLNSRFKIPTVFLTTLLDALETGYGKYRNPYHNQVHAADVTQTVHCFLLRTGMLHYLTEIEVLATIFAAAIHDYEHTGTTNSFHIQTKSDCAILYNDRSVLENHHISAVFRMMQDDEMNIFVNLTKDEFAELRALVIEMVLATDMSCHFQQVKSMKTSLQQLERIDKSKVLSLLLHAADISHPTKQWAVHSRWTKALMEEFFRQGDKEAELGLPFSPLCDRTSTLVAQSQIGFIDFIVEPTFSVLTDVAEKLVLPLTEDGTKSKGNPAATQPPSSQWRQPSLDEHLELGDIKSDLAGFRSTWTKYIQENKQKWKERAASGITNQASIEELSPCEEPPATRNNQNGDVE
- the PPP1R1A gene encoding protein phosphatase 1 regulatory subunit 1A, yielding MEPNSPRKIQFTVPLLEPHLDPEAAEQIRRRRPTPANLVLSSDQSSPEIDEDRLPNPLLKSGLAMSPRQRKKVSRTTPTMKELQMMVEHHLCKQAQDEDEEAAAATACCHHGDTEHSHSPGGTCPLATHEGGPGPGQRTHGDGRQSPGDGDTHIAPRDSAGQGAGSSQ